The following proteins are co-located in the Dermochelys coriacea isolate rDerCor1 chromosome 4, rDerCor1.pri.v4, whole genome shotgun sequence genome:
- the PPP2CB gene encoding serine/threonine-protein phosphatase 2A catalytic subunit beta isoform isoform X2 has translation MELFRIGGKSPDTNYLFMGDYVDRGYYSVETVTLLVGLKVRYPERITILRGNHESRQITQVYGFYDECLRKYGNANVWKYFTDLFDYLPLTALVDGQIFCLHGGLSPSIDTLDHIRALDRLQEVPHEGPMCDLLWSDPDDRGGWGISPRGAGYTFGQDISETFNHANGLTLVSRAHQLVMEGYNWCHDRNVVTIFSAPNYCYRCGNQAAIMELDDTLKYSFLQFDPAPRRGEPHVTRRTPDYFL, from the exons ATGGAACTCTTCAGAATTGGTGGGAAATCGCCAGACACAAACTACCTGTTCATGGGAGACTATGTGGATAGAGGCTATTACTCGGTGGAAACAGTGACTCTTCTTGTAGGACTAAAG GTGCGTTATCCAGAACGCATTACAATACTGAGAGGAAATCATGAGAGCAGACAAATTACACAAGTGTATGGCTTTTATGATGAGTGTCTACGAAAGTATGGAAATGCCAATGTTTGGAAGTATTTCACAGATCTGTTTGATTATCTTCCACTTACAGCTCTAGTAGATGGTCAG ATATTCTGTCTCCATGGGGGTCTCTCTCCATCTATAGATACGTTGGATCATATCAGAGCTCTGGATCGTCTACAGGAAGTTCCACATGAG GGCCCAATGTGTGATCTTTTATGGTCAGATCCAGATGATCGTGGAGGCTGGGGTATTTCTCCACGTGGGGCTGGCTACACGTTTGGACAGGATATCTCTGAAACATTTAACCATGCCAATGGTCTTACACTGGTCTCCCGTGCTCACCAACTTGTGATGGAG GGTTACAACTGGTGTCATGATCGAAATGTGGTTACCATTTTCAGTGCACCCAATTACTGTTATCGTTGTGGGAACCAGGCTGCTATCATGGAACTAGATGacactttaaaatattcctt